A single region of the Pseudomonas solani genome encodes:
- a CDS encoding RrF2 family transcriptional regulator, whose product MSLYSAGVEYGIHCLLFLVDERGDSREASVRDMAELQGVPQEYLAKVFTKLAKAGLVAATEGVRGGFRLARPSDEITVLDIVRAIDGHKSIFECRDIRGRCALFEGSPPDWALEGTCSIHAVMLTAQKRMEEALAQQTILDISRRVGRKVPAEFGARVAEWMDERQQNRTGGEAIPLVNLPD is encoded by the coding sequence ATGTCTCTTTACAGCGCAGGGGTCGAGTACGGCATCCACTGCCTGCTCTTTCTCGTGGACGAACGCGGTGACAGCCGCGAAGCCAGCGTGCGCGACATGGCCGAACTGCAGGGCGTGCCCCAGGAGTACCTGGCGAAGGTGTTCACCAAGCTGGCCAAGGCCGGGTTGGTGGCAGCGACCGAAGGCGTGCGCGGCGGCTTCCGCCTGGCCCGCCCTTCGGACGAGATCACCGTGCTGGATATCGTCCGCGCCATCGATGGGCACAAGTCGATCTTCGAATGCCGGGATATCCGCGGGCGCTGCGCCCTGTTCGAAGGTTCGCCGCCGGACTGGGCGCTGGAAGGCACCTGCTCCATCCATGCGGTGATGCTGACGGCGCAGAAGCGCATGGAAGAGGCGCTGGCCCAGCAGACCATCCTCGATATTTCCCGCCGCGTGGGCCGTAAGGTGCCCGCCGAGTTCGGTGCCCGGGTCGCCGAGTGGATGGACGAACGCCAGCAGAACCGCACCGGCGGCGAAGCGATTCCCCTGGTCAACCTGCCCGACTGA
- a CDS encoding DNA polymerase II, with product MELEQGFVLTRHWRDTPAGTEVGFWLATDDGPRYLRLAPQTSVAFLPAEQRERAEALLKNERGVELRPLGLCDFRHRPVLGLYCQQHRQLIGLDKSLRQAGVDVFEADIRPPERYLMERFITAPVLFGGTPDAEGALMDGQMKPAPDYRPRLRLVSLDIETTLHGELYSIALEGCGQRQVYMLGPANGDAREVDFDLEYCDDRAQLLERLNQWLVEHDPDAIIGWNLVQFDLRVLNEHAKRLKVPLRLGRGGEAMGWREHGSRNNHYFAEAPGRLIIDGIEALRSATWSFPSFSLENVAQTLLGEGKAIDTPYQRMDEINRMFAEDKPALARYNLKDCELVTRIFEKTELLTFLLERATVTGLPADRSGGSVAAFCHLYIPLMHRQGFVAPNQGERMPEASPGGFVMDSRPGLYESVLVLDYKSLYPSIIRTFLIDPVGLVEGLRQPGDEHSVPGFREARFSRTRHCLPAIVERVWQGRETAKREHNQPLSQALKIIMNAFYGVLGSSGCRFFDPRLASSITLRGHEIMRRTRALIEAQGHQVIYGDTDSTFVWLGRAHGEQEAAAIGRSLVQRVNQWWREHLQQEYGLESALELQYETHYSRFLMPTVRGAEEGSKKRYAGLVTRADGSEEMVFKGLETVRTDWSPLAQRFQQELYLRIFNREPYQDYVRDYVRRTLAGELDELLIYRKRLRRRLDDYERNVPPHVRAARLADDYNQSQGRPRQYQNGGWISYLITVAGPEPLENRRAPIDYDHYVTRQLQPVADAILPFVQGDFSKLIDGQLDLF from the coding sequence GTGGAACTAGAGCAGGGCTTCGTCCTGACCCGGCACTGGCGCGATACGCCCGCGGGCACGGAAGTGGGCTTCTGGCTGGCGACCGATGACGGCCCCCGCTACCTGCGCCTGGCGCCGCAGACCTCCGTGGCCTTCCTCCCCGCCGAGCAGCGCGAGCGCGCCGAAGCGCTGCTGAAGAACGAGCGTGGCGTCGAACTGCGGCCCCTGGGGCTCTGCGATTTCCGCCACCGCCCGGTGCTCGGCCTCTATTGCCAGCAGCACCGGCAACTGATCGGCCTGGACAAGAGCCTGCGCCAGGCCGGTGTCGACGTCTTCGAGGCCGATATCCGCCCGCCCGAGCGCTACCTGATGGAGCGCTTCATCACCGCCCCGGTGCTCTTCGGCGGCACGCCCGATGCCGAGGGTGCACTGATGGACGGGCAGATGAAGCCGGCGCCCGACTACCGTCCGCGCCTGCGCCTGGTGTCCCTGGACATCGAGACCACCCTCCACGGCGAGCTCTACTCCATCGCCCTGGAAGGCTGCGGCCAGCGCCAGGTGTACATGCTCGGCCCGGCCAACGGCGATGCCCGCGAGGTGGACTTCGACCTGGAGTACTGCGACGACCGCGCACAGCTGCTCGAACGCCTCAACCAGTGGCTGGTGGAGCATGACCCGGATGCCATCATCGGCTGGAACCTGGTGCAGTTCGACCTGCGCGTGCTCAACGAGCACGCCAAGCGCCTCAAGGTGCCCCTGCGCCTGGGGCGCGGTGGCGAGGCCATGGGCTGGCGCGAGCACGGCAGCCGCAACAACCACTACTTCGCCGAAGCCCCGGGGCGGCTGATCATCGACGGCATCGAGGCGCTGCGCTCGGCCACCTGGAGCTTCCCCTCGTTCAGCCTGGAGAACGTCGCCCAGACCCTGCTCGGCGAGGGCAAGGCCATCGACACCCCCTACCAGCGCATGGACGAGATCAACCGCATGTTCGCCGAGGACAAGCCCGCCCTCGCGCGCTACAACCTCAAGGACTGCGAGCTGGTGACGCGCATCTTCGAGAAGACCGAGCTGCTCACCTTCCTCCTCGAACGGGCCACGGTCACCGGCCTGCCCGCCGACCGCAGCGGCGGCTCGGTGGCCGCCTTCTGCCACCTGTACATCCCGCTGATGCACCGCCAGGGCTTCGTCGCGCCCAACCAGGGCGAACGCATGCCCGAGGCCAGCCCGGGCGGCTTCGTCATGGACTCGCGCCCCGGCCTGTACGAGTCGGTGCTGGTGCTGGACTACAAGAGCCTGTACCCCTCGATCATCCGCACCTTCCTCATCGACCCGGTGGGGCTGGTGGAAGGGCTGCGCCAGCCCGGTGACGAGCACTCGGTGCCGGGCTTCCGCGAAGCGCGTTTCTCACGCACGCGGCACTGCCTGCCGGCCATCGTCGAGCGGGTGTGGCAGGGGCGCGAGACGGCCAAGCGCGAGCACAACCAGCCGCTGTCCCAGGCGCTGAAGATCATCATGAACGCCTTCTACGGCGTGCTCGGCTCCAGCGGCTGCCGCTTCTTCGACCCGCGCCTGGCCTCGTCCATCACCCTGCGCGGCCACGAGATCATGCGCCGCACCCGCGCGCTGATCGAGGCGCAGGGGCACCAGGTGATCTACGGCGACACCGACTCCACCTTCGTCTGGCTCGGCCGCGCCCATGGCGAGCAGGAGGCGGCCGCCATCGGCCGGTCGCTGGTGCAGCGGGTCAACCAGTGGTGGCGCGAGCACCTGCAGCAGGAATACGGCCTGGAAAGCGCGCTGGAGCTGCAGTACGAAACCCACTACAGCCGCTTCCTGATGCCCACGGTGCGGGGCGCGGAGGAGGGCAGCAAGAAGCGCTACGCCGGGCTGGTGACGCGTGCCGACGGCAGCGAGGAGATGGTCTTCAAGGGGCTGGAAACGGTGCGCACCGACTGGTCGCCGCTGGCCCAGCGCTTCCAGCAGGAGCTGTACCTGCGCATCTTCAACCGCGAGCCCTACCAGGACTATGTGCGCGACTACGTGCGCCGCACCCTGGCCGGCGAGCTGGACGAGCTGCTGATCTACCGCAAGCGCTTGCGCCGGCGGCTGGACGACTACGAGCGCAACGTCCCGCCCCATGTGCGTGCCGCGCGCCTGGCCGATGACTACAACCAAAGCCAGGGGCGCCCGCGCCAGTATCAGAACGGCGGCTGGATCAGCTACCTGATCACCGTCGCCGGGCCCGAGCCCCTGGAGAACCGCCGCGCGCCCATCGACTACGACCACTACGTCACCCGCCAGCTGCAGCCGGTGGCGGATGCCATCCTGCCCTTCGTCCAGGGCGACTTCAGCAAGCTGATCGACGGCCAGCTCGACCTGTTCTGA
- a CDS encoding DUF2845 domain-containing protein: MKPFIPRALLALLLIAAWCAPAQALTLRCSKGLVLQEDSLEEVLRKCGEPDKRVRTLPALRNNGVPKLNAVTVDIWTYGPRNGMTRELHFIEGKLKEVRSTRD; encoded by the coding sequence ATGAAGCCTTTTATCCCCCGTGCATTGCTCGCCCTGCTGCTCATCGCGGCCTGGTGCGCGCCGGCCCAGGCCCTGACCCTGCGTTGCAGCAAGGGCCTGGTGTTGCAGGAAGACAGCCTGGAGGAGGTGCTGCGCAAGTGCGGCGAGCCGGACAAGCGCGTGCGCACGCTGCCGGCCCTGCGCAACAACGGCGTGCCCAAGCTCAACGCGGTGACCGTGGACATCTGGACCTACGGCCCGCGCAACGGCATGACCCGCGAGCTGCACTTCATCGAAGGCAAGCTGAAGGAAGTCAGGAGCACCCGCGACTAG
- a CDS encoding class I SAM-dependent methyltransferase, producing the protein MSDYILLNKANWDQRAVLHATSRGYDAAAFVADPQHLSEVVRFDLPRLGDISGLRGVHLQCHIGTDTLSLSRLGAQMCGLDFSPQSIAEARSLAERCGTPLEWLESDVYDADQVLEPGAFDLVYTGIGALCWLPSIERWARVVASLLKPGGRLFIREGHPMMWAIDEEREDTLHVDLPYFERAEPLVWECDTTYVESPDTLTATVTHIWNHGLGEIITALLSHGMEITALEEHQSLPWNALPGRMSQHADGEWRLDEAPWRLPLSYTLQAIKR; encoded by the coding sequence ATGAGCGACTACATCCTCCTGAACAAGGCCAACTGGGACCAGCGCGCGGTGCTTCACGCCACCTCGCGCGGCTATGACGCGGCGGCCTTCGTCGCCGACCCGCAGCACCTCTCCGAGGTGGTGCGCTTCGACCTGCCGCGCCTCGGCGACATCAGCGGCCTGCGCGGCGTGCACCTGCAGTGCCACATCGGCACCGACACCCTGTCCCTGAGCCGGCTCGGCGCGCAGATGTGCGGGCTGGATTTCTCGCCGCAATCCATCGCCGAGGCCCGTTCCCTGGCCGAGCGGTGCGGCACGCCGCTGGAATGGCTGGAGTCGGACGTGTACGACGCCGACCAGGTGCTGGAACCCGGCGCCTTCGACCTCGTCTACACCGGTATCGGCGCGCTCTGCTGGCTGCCCAGCATCGAGCGCTGGGCCCGCGTCGTGGCCTCGCTGTTGAAGCCGGGCGGGCGCCTGTTCATTCGCGAGGGCCATCCGATGATGTGGGCGATAGACGAGGAGCGGGAGGACACCCTCCATGTCGACCTACCGTACTTCGAACGGGCCGAGCCGCTGGTCTGGGAATGCGACACCACCTACGTGGAGTCCCCCGACACGCTCACCGCCACCGTCACCCATATCTGGAACCACGGCCTGGGCGAGATCATCACCGCATTGCTCAGCCATGGCATGGAGATCACCGCCCTGGAAGAGCACCAGAGCCTGCCCTGGAACGCGCTGCCCGGGCGCATGAGCCAGCACGCCGATGGCGAATGGCGCCTGGACGAGGCACCCTGGCGTCTGCCCCTGAGCTATACGTTGCAGGCGATCAAGCGCTGA
- the mltA gene encoding murein transglycosylase A: MSPAFRHWRRTLFCLIPLAALLSGCDQGEPEKPQPPVKATTYLAVDWSQVPATADQELLNGFAAWRSACTRLAKDPVWSATCAAAAPVPMEASAVRAFLGANLQPYSLRSAEKGEHGLITGYYEPVYPGHLQRTEQGQVPVYGVPDDLIVVALDEIYPELKGKRLRGRLEGRVLKPYDDAAAIRGEGVKAPVLAWLNDPMDLQFLQIQGSGRIQLDDGRQLRIGYADQNGHPYRPVGRWLVEQGLLQKEEVSMGRIRDWAVANPGRVDELLASNPSYVFFSARPDSNEGPRGSLNVPLTAGYSVAIDRKVIPLGSLLWLSTTRPDGAPVVRPVAAQDTGGAIVGEVRADLFWGSGHEAGELAGNMKQEGRIWMLWPKGMAPPETP, encoded by the coding sequence GTGTCCCCAGCTTTCCGCCACTGGCGCCGAACCCTTTTCTGCCTCATTCCCCTTGCTGCGCTGCTGTCAGGTTGCGACCAGGGCGAGCCCGAGAAGCCCCAGCCGCCGGTCAAGGCCACCACCTACCTCGCCGTCGACTGGAGCCAGGTGCCCGCCACGGCCGACCAGGAGCTGCTCAACGGCTTCGCCGCCTGGCGCTCGGCCTGCACTCGCCTGGCCAAGGACCCGGTCTGGTCCGCCACCTGTGCCGCCGCGGCGCCGGTGCCCATGGAAGCCAGCGCCGTCCGCGCCTTTCTCGGTGCCAACCTGCAGCCCTATAGCCTGCGTTCGGCGGAGAAGGGCGAGCACGGCCTGATCACCGGCTACTACGAGCCGGTCTACCCCGGCCACCTGCAACGCACCGAACAGGGGCAGGTGCCGGTCTATGGCGTGCCGGACGACCTGATCGTCGTCGCCCTTGACGAGATCTACCCCGAGCTCAAGGGCAAGCGCCTGCGTGGCCGCTTGGAAGGCCGGGTGCTCAAGCCCTACGACGATGCCGCCGCCATTCGTGGCGAGGGCGTCAAGGCCCCGGTGCTGGCCTGGCTCAATGACCCGATGGACCTGCAGTTCCTGCAGATCCAGGGCTCCGGGCGCATCCAGCTGGACGATGGCCGCCAGCTGCGCATCGGCTACGCCGACCAGAACGGCCACCCCTATCGCCCCGTTGGCCGCTGGCTGGTGGAACAGGGGCTGCTGCAGAAGGAGGAGGTGAGCATGGGCCGCATCCGTGACTGGGCTGTCGCCAACCCCGGCCGGGTCGATGAGCTGCTGGCCAGCAACCCCAGCTATGTGTTCTTCAGTGCCCGCCCGGACAGCAACGAAGGCCCCCGAGGCTCCCTCAACGTGCCCCTCACCGCCGGCTACAGCGTGGCCATCGACCGCAAGGTGATCCCCCTCGGCAGCCTGCTCTGGCTTTCCACCACCCGCCCGGACGGCGCCCCCGTGGTACGCCCGGTGGCGGCCCAGGACACCGGCGGCGCCATCGTCGGCGAAGTGCGCGCGGACCTGTTCTGGGGCTCCGGCCACGAGGCCGGCGAACTGGCCGGCAACATGAAGCAGGAAGGGCGCATCTGGATGCTCTGGCCCAAGGGCATGGCGCCGCCCGAAACGCCCTGA
- a CDS encoding nucleobase:cation symporter-2 family protein: MNKLSEATSVASRPEDENLGIGANLAYGLQHVLTMYGGIVAVPLILGQAAGLSPSEIGLLIAASLFAGGLATLLQTLGLPFFGCQLPLVQGVSFAGVATMIAILGSNNGEGGIQSVLGAVMAASLIGLLITPIFSRVTKFFPPLVTGVVITTIGLTLMPVAARWAMGGNSQSPDFGSMTNIGLAAMTLGIVLLLSKIGSSTISRLSILLAMVLGTLIAMALGLTDFSKVAEGPIVAMPSLLHFGMPTFHVAAILSMCIVILVTLVETSADILAVGEIIGTKVDSKRLGNGLRADMLSSVLAPLFGSFTQSAFAQNVGLVAVTGVKSRYVVATGGLILVTLGLLPVMGRVVAAVPTSVLGGAGIVLFGTVAASGIRTLAKVDYRNNMNLIIVSTSLGFGMIPIAAPSFYEHFPAWFETIFHSGISSAAIMAILLNLVFNQFTAGNPDQPSVISAGHERSLRYTDIAALNDGDYFQNGKLYDAEGNEVPLADDDDHHGSPAPRPTRSQADAVH; encoded by the coding sequence ATGAACAAGCTATCCGAAGCTACGTCCGTCGCATCACGTCCGGAAGACGAGAACCTTGGCATCGGCGCCAACCTCGCCTACGGATTGCAGCATGTCCTGACGATGTATGGCGGCATAGTCGCCGTCCCGCTGATCCTCGGCCAGGCGGCAGGGCTAAGCCCTTCCGAAATCGGTCTGTTGATCGCCGCCTCGTTGTTCGCTGGCGGCCTCGCAACCCTCCTCCAGACCCTCGGCCTGCCGTTCTTCGGCTGTCAGCTGCCCCTCGTCCAGGGCGTGTCCTTCGCCGGCGTCGCCACCATGATCGCCATCCTCGGCAGCAACAACGGTGAGGGCGGCATCCAGTCGGTGCTGGGCGCGGTGATGGCCGCATCACTGATCGGCCTGTTGATCACCCCCATCTTCTCCCGCGTCACCAAGTTCTTCCCGCCCTTGGTCACGGGGGTGGTGATCACCACCATCGGCCTGACGCTGATGCCGGTGGCCGCACGCTGGGCCATGGGCGGTAACAGCCAGTCCCCGGACTTCGGCAGCATGACCAACATCGGCCTGGCCGCCATGACCCTGGGCATCGTGCTGCTGCTGAGCAAGATCGGCAGCTCCACCATCTCGCGCCTGTCGATCCTCCTGGCCATGGTCCTTGGCACCCTGATCGCCATGGCCCTGGGCCTGACCGATTTCTCCAAGGTCGCTGAAGGCCCGATCGTGGCGATGCCGTCGCTGCTGCACTTCGGCATGCCGACCTTCCACGTTGCCGCCATCCTGTCGATGTGCATCGTGATCCTGGTGACCCTGGTGGAAACCTCGGCCGATATCCTCGCCGTGGGCGAGATCATCGGCACCAAGGTCGACTCCAAGCGCCTCGGCAACGGCCTGCGCGCCGACATGCTGTCCAGCGTGCTGGCGCCGCTGTTCGGTTCCTTCACCCAGAGCGCCTTCGCCCAGAACGTCGGCCTGGTCGCCGTCACCGGTGTGAAGAGCCGCTACGTGGTGGCCACCGGTGGCCTGATCCTGGTCACCCTGGGCCTGCTGCCGGTGATGGGGCGCGTGGTCGCTGCCGTGCCGACCTCGGTACTTGGGGGCGCCGGCATCGTGCTGTTCGGCACCGTCGCCGCCAGCGGCATCCGCACCCTGGCCAAGGTCGACTACCGCAACAACATGAACCTGATCATCGTCTCCACCTCCCTCGGCTTCGGCATGATCCCGATCGCCGCACCGAGCTTCTACGAGCACTTCCCCGCCTGGTTCGAAACCATCTTCCATTCCGGCATCAGCTCGGCGGCAATCATGGCCATCCTGCTGAACCTGGTGTTCAACCAGTTCACCGCCGGTAACCCCGACCAGCCTTCGGTGATCTCCGCCGGCCACGAACGCAGCCTGCGCTACACCGACATCGCCGCGCTGAACGATGGCGATTACTTCCAGAACGGCAAGCTGTACGACGCCGAAGGTAACGAAGTGCCGCTGGCCGACGATGACGACCACCACGGCAGCCCGGCCCCAAGGCCGACGCGAAGCCAGGCGGACGCGGTGCACTGA
- the metC gene encoding cystathionine beta-lyase translates to MNKDDIPAFSISTQLTMLGRDPAEQFGFVNAPLYKGSTIIYKTLDDIEARRSRFSYGTAGSPTIAHLEDAWTQLTGAKGTVLSTSGLGAVALALFSTTKAGDHILIPDSVYRPTRNFCNQMLARYGVTTTYYDPMIGADIERLIGPNTTTLFLEAPGSQSFEVQDIPALVEVARRHGVKTILDNTWATPIFFRGHDHGIDLTVEAGTKYLGGHSDILLGLVTANEACWPALRATYDAMSMLPGAEDCVQALRGMRTLFLRLKEAERRGLEMARWLSERPEVSRVLHPAFESCPGHAHWKRDFKGSSGLFSIVLAPGYTRDGLAAMLDNLSIFSMGFSWGGYESLVIPFDCSTYRTATRWEAEGFALRLQIGLEDMDDLKGDLARGFARLAAAG, encoded by the coding sequence ATGAATAAAGACGATATCCCGGCATTCAGTATCAGCACCCAGCTCACCATGCTCGGCCGCGACCCGGCGGAGCAGTTCGGCTTCGTCAACGCGCCGCTCTACAAGGGCTCGACCATCATCTACAAGACGCTGGATGACATCGAAGCCCGGCGCAGTCGCTTCTCCTACGGCACGGCCGGTTCGCCGACCATCGCCCACCTGGAGGACGCCTGGACCCAGCTCACCGGCGCCAAGGGCACCGTGCTGTCCACCTCGGGCCTGGGGGCCGTGGCGCTGGCGCTGTTCAGCACCACCAAGGCGGGCGACCACATCCTGATCCCCGACAGCGTCTACCGGCCCACGCGCAATTTCTGCAACCAGATGCTGGCCCGCTACGGCGTGACCACCACCTACTACGACCCGATGATCGGCGCCGATATCGAACGCCTGATCGGCCCGAACACCACCACCCTGTTCCTGGAAGCGCCCGGCTCGCAGAGCTTCGAGGTGCAGGACATCCCGGCCCTGGTGGAGGTGGCGCGCCGCCACGGGGTGAAGACCATCCTCGACAACACCTGGGCGACGCCGATCTTCTTCCGTGGCCACGACCACGGCATCGACCTGACGGTGGAGGCGGGCACCAAGTACCTGGGCGGGCATTCGGACATCCTGCTGGGGCTGGTCACCGCCAACGAGGCCTGCTGGCCAGCCCTGCGCGCCACCTACGACGCCATGTCGATGCTGCCCGGCGCGGAAGACTGCGTGCAGGCGCTGCGCGGCATGCGCACGCTGTTCCTGCGGCTCAAGGAAGCGGAGCGGCGTGGCCTGGAGATGGCCCGCTGGCTGAGCGAGCGCCCGGAGGTGTCCCGCGTGTTGCACCCGGCCTTCGAGAGCTGCCCCGGCCATGCCCACTGGAAGCGCGACTTCAAGGGCTCGTCCGGGCTGTTCTCCATCGTCCTGGCGCCGGGCTACACCCGCGATGGCCTGGCGGCGATGCTCGACAACCTGTCGATCTTCAGCATGGGCTTCTCCTGGGGCGGCTACGAAAGCCTGGTGATCCCCTTCGATTGCAGCACCTACCGCACCGCCACCCGTTGGGAGGCCGAAGGCTTCGCCTTGCGCCTGCAGATCGGCCTGGAAGACATGGACGACCTCAAGGGCGACCTGGCCCGTGGTTTCGCCCGCCTGGCCGCAGCTGGCTGA
- a CDS encoding p-hydroxyphenylacetate 3-hydroxylase reductase component — protein sequence MTQQNNEAGFDPRAFRRALGNFATGVTVMTAAADGRRVGMTANSFNSVSLDPPLVLWSIDKRATSHEVFARAGHFAVNVLAADQIDISNQFARPSDDRFAGLRVEEGAGGAPLLEECAARFQCEKYQELDGGDHWILIGKVVAFDDLGRAPLLYHQGAYSTVLPHPRLLKKDEAATRTAFQGRLNDNLYYLMTQAVRGYQEDYQPRQLSTGLRTSEARMLMVLEKDASLGMAALQQLVNMPTREIEAAVDTLTRKGMLAGDAQGCSLTPAGMDQAETLWEIAERQQERVFARFSQEQLATFKEMLRAVARLGEA from the coding sequence ATGACCCAACAGAACAATGAAGCGGGCTTCGACCCGCGTGCCTTCCGCCGTGCCCTGGGTAACTTCGCCACCGGCGTGACCGTCATGACCGCCGCCGCCGATGGCCGCCGCGTGGGCATGACCGCCAACAGCTTCAACTCGGTGTCGCTGGACCCGCCGCTGGTGCTCTGGAGCATCGACAAGCGCGCCACCAGCCACGAGGTCTTCGCCCGTGCCGGGCACTTCGCGGTGAACGTGCTGGCCGCCGACCAGATCGACATCTCCAACCAGTTCGCCCGCCCCAGCGACGACCGCTTCGCCGGCCTGCGCGTGGAGGAGGGTGCCGGTGGTGCGCCGCTGCTTGAGGAATGCGCGGCGCGCTTCCAGTGTGAGAAGTACCAGGAGCTGGACGGTGGCGACCACTGGATCCTGATCGGCAAGGTCGTCGCCTTCGATGATCTGGGCCGGGCGCCGCTGCTGTATCACCAGGGCGCCTATTCGACGGTGCTGCCGCACCCGCGCCTGCTGAAGAAGGACGAGGCCGCCACCCGCACCGCCTTCCAGGGGCGCCTCAACGACAACCTCTATTACCTGATGACCCAGGCCGTGCGCGGCTACCAGGAGGACTACCAGCCCCGGCAGCTGTCCACCGGGCTGCGCACCAGCGAGGCGCGCATGCTGATGGTGCTGGAGAAGGATGCGAGCCTGGGCATGGCCGCCCTGCAGCAACTGGTGAACATGCCGACGCGGGAGATCGAAGCGGCGGTGGACACCCTGACCCGCAAGGGCATGCTCGCCGGCGATGCCCAGGGCTGCAGCCTCACGCCCGCGGGCATGGACCAGGCGGAAACCCTCTGGGAGATCGCCGAGCGCCAGCAGGAGCGCGTCTTCGCCCGCTTCAGCCAGGAGCAGCTGGCCACCTTCAAGGAGATGCTGCGGGCTGTCGCCCGACTGGGCGAGGCCTGA
- a CDS encoding p-hydroxyphenylacetate 3-hydroxylase oxygenase component, producing the protein MKKPNPLLEDLRAILPAIAANAARAEQERMVPAENIAMLKGIGMHRAFQPKAYGGLEISLPEFADCVVALAGACGGTAWAFSLLCTHSHQMAMFSKRLQDEVWGENRDATASSSIAPFGKAENVEGGIILNGELGWSSGCDHAEWAIVGFRRPAGEGEPPVYCFGVVPRADYEIRDDWYVAGMRSSGTKTLILKDVFIPDHRIEAAKDMMEGRSAGFGLYPDSKIFYAPYRPYFASGFAAISLGVAERMLVAYAEKTRNRVRAYTGVSVGTATPALMRLAESTHQVAAARAFLEKTWQEHAEHAERHQYPDRPTLAFWRTNQAYAVKMCIQAVDRLFEAAGGTAWFDANEMQRLFRDSHMTGAHAYTDYDVCAQILGRELMGLEPDPSMV; encoded by the coding sequence ATGAAAAAGCCAAATCCTCTGCTCGAAGACCTCCGTGCCATCCTGCCTGCCATCGCCGCCAATGCCGCCCGTGCGGAGCAGGAGCGCATGGTGCCCGCCGAGAACATCGCCATGCTCAAGGGCATCGGCATGCACCGCGCCTTCCAGCCCAAGGCCTACGGTGGCCTGGAAATCTCCCTGCCCGAGTTCGCCGACTGCGTGGTGGCCCTGGCAGGCGCCTGCGGCGGCACCGCCTGGGCCTTCAGCTTGCTGTGCACCCACAGCCACCAGATGGCGATGTTCTCCAAGCGCCTGCAGGACGAGGTATGGGGCGAGAACCGCGACGCCACCGCGAGCAGCAGCATCGCGCCCTTCGGCAAGGCCGAGAACGTCGAGGGCGGCATCATCCTCAACGGTGAGCTGGGCTGGAGCAGCGGCTGCGACCACGCCGAATGGGCCATCGTCGGCTTCCGCCGCCCGGCGGGCGAGGGCGAGCCGCCGGTCTATTGCTTCGGCGTGGTGCCCCGTGCGGATTACGAGATACGTGACGACTGGTACGTCGCCGGCATGCGCAGCAGCGGCACCAAGACGCTGATCCTCAAGGACGTGTTCATCCCCGATCACCGCATCGAGGCGGCCAAGGACATGATGGAAGGCCGCTCCGCCGGCTTCGGCCTGTACCCGGACAGCAAAATCTTCTACGCCCCGTACCGCCCGTACTTCGCCAGTGGCTTCGCGGCCATCAGCCTGGGTGTCGCCGAGCGCATGCTGGTGGCCTATGCCGAGAAGACCAGGAACCGCGTGCGTGCCTACACCGGCGTCAGCGTCGGCACCGCCACCCCGGCCTTGATGCGCCTGGCCGAATCCACCCACCAGGTGGCCGCCGCCCGTGCGTTCCTGGAGAAGACCTGGCAGGAGCACGCCGAACACGCCGAGCGCCACCAGTACCCGGATCGCCCGACCCTGGCCTTCTGGCGCACCAACCAGGCCTACGCGGTGAAGATGTGCATCCAGGCCGTGGACCGCCTGTTCGAGGCTGCCGGCGGCACCGCCTGGTTCGACGCCAACGAGATGCAGCGGCTGTTCCGCGACTCGCACATGACCGGCGCCCACGCGTACACCGACTACGACGTCTGCGCGCAGATACTCGGCCGCGAGCTGATGGGCCTGGAGCCCGACCCGAGCATGGTCTGA